The following are encoded together in the Phenylobacterium sp. NIBR 498073 genome:
- a CDS encoding NifU family protein has product MFIQTEATPNPEVLKFLPGREVLAEGSRDFRDMDAAQVSPLAADLFDIEGVTRVFFGADFVTVGKDAHHDWPHLKAPVLAAIMDHFTSGRPLFVESAAEAGGHDEAVYEGETAQVVAEIKELLDTRIRPAVAQDGGDILFNRFDADTGVVWLHMRGACSGCPSSSATLKAGVENMLKHYVPEVTRVEQTL; this is encoded by the coding sequence ATGTTCATCCAGACCGAAGCCACCCCGAACCCCGAGGTTCTGAAGTTCCTCCCCGGCCGCGAAGTTCTCGCCGAGGGTTCGCGCGATTTCCGGGACATGGACGCGGCCCAGGTCTCGCCGCTGGCGGCGGACCTGTTCGACATCGAGGGCGTCACCCGGGTGTTCTTCGGCGCCGACTTCGTCACCGTCGGCAAGGACGCCCATCACGACTGGCCGCACCTGAAGGCGCCGGTGCTGGCCGCGATCATGGACCACTTCACCTCCGGCCGGCCGCTGTTCGTCGAGAGCGCCGCCGAGGCCGGCGGTCATGACGAGGCGGTCTATGAAGGCGAGACCGCCCAGGTGGTCGCCGAGATCAAGGAGCTGCTCGACACCCGTATCCGTCCGGCCGTGGCCCAGGACGGCGGCGACATCCTGTTCAACCGCTTCGACGCCGACACCGGCGTGGTCTGGCTGCACATGCGCGGCGCCTGCTCGGGCTGCCCCTCGTCGTCGGCGACGCTCAAGGCGGGCGTCGAGAACATGCTCAAGCATTACGTGCCCGAAGTCACCCGCGTCGAGCAGACGCTCTAG
- the miaB gene encoding tRNA (N6-isopentenyl adenosine(37)-C2)-methylthiotransferase MiaB, with translation MTGSAPAKRLFIKTYGCQMNVYDSERMADVLAPLGYGVTSTPEDADLVVLNTCHIREKATEKVYSELGQIKLMKQAKAEAGGKMTIAVAGCVAQAEGEQIMLRQPAVDLVVGPQAYHQLPELIARAHRARGERLAADFAADEKFDALPVERNPEGVTAFLTVQEGCDKFCTFCVVPYTRGGEWSRPVETILAEARDLAAKGVREVTLLGQNVNAYAGEGGLAGLARQLAQIEGLDRIRYTTSHPADMDEALIAAHAELPQLMPYLHLPVQAGSDKILKAMNRAHTAESYLRLVEKIRAARPDIAMSGDFIVGFPGERDADFEATLQLVREVGYAASFTFKYSRRPGTPAAALPGQVAEEVKDERLARLNALIDEQQRAFNAAQVGKVLPVLFEKPGRHPGQLSGRSPYLQAVHVEGPERLIGQIVPVRIETAHKMSLAGVLEMETA, from the coding sequence ATGACCGGTTCTGCGCCTGCAAAGCGCCTCTTCATCAAGACCTACGGCTGTCAGATGAACGTCTATGACAGCGAGCGCATGGCCGACGTGCTGGCGCCGCTGGGCTACGGCGTGACTTCGACCCCGGAGGACGCCGACCTCGTCGTCCTCAACACCTGCCACATCCGCGAGAAGGCCACCGAGAAGGTCTATTCCGAGCTCGGCCAGATCAAGCTGATGAAGCAGGCGAAGGCCGAGGCCGGCGGCAAGATGACCATCGCCGTCGCCGGCTGCGTCGCCCAGGCCGAGGGCGAGCAGATCATGCTGCGCCAGCCGGCCGTCGACCTGGTGGTCGGGCCGCAGGCCTATCATCAGCTGCCCGAGCTGATCGCCCGCGCCCACCGGGCCCGCGGCGAGCGCCTGGCCGCCGACTTCGCCGCCGACGAGAAGTTCGACGCCCTGCCGGTCGAACGCAATCCGGAGGGCGTCACCGCCTTCCTCACGGTGCAGGAAGGCTGCGACAAGTTCTGCACCTTCTGCGTCGTGCCCTACACCCGCGGCGGGGAGTGGTCGCGCCCGGTCGAGACCATCCTGGCCGAGGCCCGCGATCTGGCCGCCAAGGGCGTTCGCGAGGTCACCCTGCTGGGCCAGAACGTCAACGCCTACGCCGGTGAAGGCGGCCTGGCGGGCCTGGCGCGCCAGTTGGCGCAGATCGAGGGCCTGGACCGCATCCGCTACACCACCAGCCACCCGGCCGACATGGACGAGGCGCTGATCGCCGCCCACGCCGAGCTGCCGCAGTTGATGCCCTATCTGCACCTGCCGGTGCAGGCCGGCTCGGACAAGATCCTCAAGGCGATGAACCGCGCCCACACCGCGGAAAGCTACCTGCGGCTGGTCGAGAAGATCCGCGCCGCGCGGCCCGACATCGCCATGTCCGGCGACTTCATCGTCGGCTTCCCGGGCGAGCGCGACGCCGACTTCGAGGCGACCCTGCAGCTGGTGCGCGAGGTCGGTTACGCCGCCTCTTTCACCTTCAAGTACTCGCGCCGTCCTGGCACCCCGGCCGCCGCCCTGCCGGGCCAGGTGGCCGAGGAGGTCAAGGACGAGCGGCTGGCCCGCCTCAACGCCCTGATCGACGAGCAGCAGCGCGCCTTCAACGCCGCTCAGGTCGGCAAGGTGCTGCCGGTGCTGTTCGAAAAGCCCGGCCGCCATCCGGGCCAGCTCTCGGGCCGCAGCCCTTATCTGCAGGCCGTCCACGTCGAAGGCCCCGAGCGGCTGATCGGCCAGATCGTGCCTGTGCGCATCGAGACGGCCCACAAGATGAGCCTGGCCGGCGTGCTCGAGATGGAGACCGCGTGA
- a CDS encoding Fur family transcriptional regulator: MDRIESLCVEKGMRMTEQRRVIARVLSAAHDHPDVEELYRRAHEVDPHISIATVYRTVRLFEEAGIIARHDFRDGRSRYEEATEVHHDHLIDMKTGKVVEFVDEEIEALQEAIARKLGYKLVDHRLELYGMPLED, from the coding sequence GTGGATCGCATCGAAAGCCTCTGCGTCGAGAAGGGCATGCGGATGACCGAGCAGCGTCGCGTCATCGCGCGCGTGCTGTCGGCCGCCCATGACCACCCCGATGTGGAAGAGCTGTACCGCCGCGCTCACGAGGTCGATCCCCACATCTCGATCGCCACGGTCTACCGGACGGTGCGCCTGTTCGAGGAGGCCGGCATCATCGCCCGGCACGACTTCCGCGACGGCCGCTCGCGCTACGAAGAGGCGACCGAGGTCCACCATGACCACCTGATCGACATGAAGACCGGCAAGGTCGTCGAGTTCGTCGACGAGGAGATCGAGGCCCTGCAGGAGGCCATCGCCCGCAAGCTCGGCTACAAGCTGGTCGACCACCGGCTCGAGCTCTACGGCATGCCGCTCGAAGACTGA
- the rimI gene encoding ribosomal protein S18-alanine N-acetyltransferase, protein MKLRGAWGHEAQALAQIHAAAFDHAWSAAEIAQLLDGPGGFALLIETEAPLAFILCRAVAGEAEILTLAVDPAARRRGLARALVEAAAGAARMAGADVMFLEVAHDNLPALGLYEAAGFERAGLRRGYYDRGAAGSADAVVMRLDLGRET, encoded by the coding sequence ATGAAGCTGCGCGGCGCCTGGGGGCACGAGGCGCAGGCGCTGGCGCAGATCCACGCCGCCGCCTTCGACCATGCCTGGTCCGCCGCCGAGATCGCCCAGCTGCTGGACGGGCCGGGCGGCTTTGCGCTGTTGATCGAGACCGAGGCCCCGCTGGCCTTCATCCTCTGCCGCGCCGTGGCCGGCGAGGCGGAGATCCTGACCCTGGCCGTCGATCCCGCCGCCCGCCGCCGCGGCCTGGCTCGCGCCCTGGTCGAGGCCGCCGCCGGCGCCGCGCGCATGGCCGGGGCCGACGTCATGTTCCTGGAGGTCGCGCACGACAACCTGCCGGCCCTGGGCCTCTATGAAGCGGCCGGCTTCGAACGGGCCGGACTGCGCCGCGGCTACTATGATCGCGGCGCTGCCGGGAGCGCAGATGCCGTTGTTATGCGTCTCGACCTTGGCCGCGAGACCTAG
- the lnt gene encoding apolipoprotein N-acyltransferase: protein MGAGVAAGLAHPPFGVLPGLLGYALMMRMAETTGARPRRSAFFRGWLAGVGYFAVGVWWITEAFLVDAAAHGWMAPFALLFMAGGLALFWGLAALLYRIADVRGPGRVLVFAGALALLEWVRSHIFTGFPWNLPGESWTAGGAVSQVASLIGPYALSWVTIALAASFALALDAGSPRRRFAGPLLAALVLAGMFAFGTVRLSTAPPVRADAPMVRIVQADIDQKDKWKPENLDAIVEAYVELSRGKPGDPVPQIIVWPEGALPAVIDDLLAPGSPYVARFAQAVAPGQTLLLGANRVQFDAQGQPDYFNSLVALRGEPEGLKVTGVYDKHRLVPFGEFLPFGDLATRLGIRSLVHMPEDFTAGPAPRPISPQGLPPLQPLICYEALFPRFAEAAATRAGLRPQWLLNVSNDAWFGATSGPWQHLNIASYRAIESGLPIIRATPTGVSAVIDAQGRIVPGAELGLGKTGVIDARLPAPRARTIYSVISEAGFAMMLLLSLAMVGFRQLHRRIERN from the coding sequence CTGGGCGCCGGCGTCGCGGCCGGCCTAGCGCATCCGCCGTTCGGCGTGCTGCCGGGCCTGCTCGGCTACGCCCTGATGATGCGGATGGCGGAGACGACCGGCGCCCGGCCGCGGCGCTCGGCCTTTTTCCGCGGTTGGCTGGCGGGTGTCGGCTACTTCGCGGTCGGCGTCTGGTGGATCACCGAGGCGTTCCTGGTCGACGCTGCGGCCCACGGTTGGATGGCGCCGTTCGCCTTGCTGTTCATGGCCGGCGGGCTGGCCCTGTTCTGGGGGCTGGCCGCGCTGCTCTATCGCATCGCCGATGTTCGCGGCCCGGGCCGGGTGCTGGTGTTCGCCGGCGCCCTGGCGTTGCTCGAATGGGTGCGCTCGCACATCTTCACCGGGTTCCCGTGGAATCTGCCCGGCGAGAGCTGGACCGCCGGCGGGGCGGTGTCGCAGGTCGCTTCGCTGATCGGGCCCTACGCCCTCAGCTGGGTGACCATCGCGCTGGCGGCGAGCTTCGCCCTGGCGCTGGACGCCGGCTCGCCGCGCCGCCGGTTCGCCGGTCCGCTGCTGGCGGCGCTTGTGCTGGCGGGCATGTTCGCCTTCGGGACCGTGCGCCTGTCGACCGCCCCGCCCGTCCGCGCCGACGCGCCGATGGTGCGCATCGTCCAGGCCGATATCGACCAGAAGGACAAGTGGAAGCCCGAGAACCTCGACGCCATCGTCGAGGCCTATGTCGAGCTGTCGCGCGGCAAGCCCGGCGACCCGGTCCCGCAGATCATCGTCTGGCCCGAGGGCGCGTTGCCGGCGGTCATCGATGACCTGCTCGCGCCGGGCAGCCCCTATGTCGCCCGCTTCGCCCAGGCGGTCGCGCCGGGCCAGACCCTGCTGTTGGGCGCTAATCGCGTGCAGTTCGACGCCCAGGGGCAGCCCGACTATTTCAACAGCCTCGTCGCCCTGCGCGGCGAACCCGAGGGCCTGAAGGTCACGGGCGTCTACGACAAGCACCGGCTGGTGCCGTTCGGCGAGTTCCTGCCCTTCGGCGACCTGGCGACCCGGCTCGGCATCCGCAGCCTGGTGCATATGCCCGAGGACTTCACCGCCGGTCCGGCGCCCAGGCCGATCTCGCCTCAGGGCCTGCCGCCGCTGCAGCCGCTGATCTGCTACGAGGCGCTGTTTCCGCGCTTCGCCGAAGCCGCCGCGACGCGCGCCGGCCTGCGGCCCCAGTGGCTGCTGAACGTCTCCAACGACGCCTGGTTCGGGGCCACCAGCGGCCCCTGGCAGCATCTCAACATCGCTAGCTATCGCGCGATCGAGAGTGGCCTGCCGATCATTCGGGCGACCCCTACCGGCGTTTCGGCGGTCATCGACGCCCAGGGTCGGATCGTCCCGGGGGCCGAACTCGGACTCGGAAAAACGGGCGTGATCGACGCTCGGTTGCCCGCTCCGCGGGCTAGGACAATCTACAGTGTAATCAGCGAAGCAGGCTTCGCCATGATGTTGCTCCTTTCGCTGGCCATGGTCGGATTTCGACAGTTACATCGGCGAATAGAGCGGAATTGA
- the metK gene encoding methionine adenosyltransferase, with protein sequence MSRSSYIFTSESVSEGHPDKVADRISDTVVDAFLSVEPEARVACETLVTTNRIVLAGEVRAGKPGASKAENKAMTKEILAGLEPKVRAAVKDIGYAQKGFHWEKAKFANFLHPQSADIAVGVDSTEKKEEGAGDQGIMFGYACDETPSLMPATLQYSHDILRKLAEVRHSGEADFLEPDAKSQVTVLYQDGRPVEILKIVVSTQHKKKIGDQTVNSKRLAAAIKPYVESVLPSGLITKKTKWHVNPTGRFLIGGPDGDAGLTGRKIIVDTYGGAAPHGGGAFSGKDPTKVDRSAAYACRYLAKNVVAAGLARKCTIQISYAIGVSDPLSFYVDLHDTGQVDPAKLELALPQMIGGATPRAIREHLGLNRPVYARTAAYGHFGRTPDNEGGFSWEKTDLVDQLKALA encoded by the coding sequence TTGAGCCGTTCCTCTTACATCTTCACCAGCGAAAGCGTTTCCGAAGGCCATCCGGACAAGGTCGCTGACCGTATCTCCGACACGGTGGTCGACGCCTTCCTGTCGGTGGAGCCCGAGGCCCGCGTGGCCTGCGAGACCCTGGTCACCACCAACCGCATCGTGCTGGCCGGTGAAGTCCGGGCCGGCAAGCCGGGCGCCTCGAAGGCCGAGAACAAGGCGATGACCAAGGAGATCCTCGCCGGTCTCGAGCCCAAGGTCCGCGCCGCGGTGAAGGACATCGGCTACGCCCAGAAGGGCTTCCACTGGGAAAAGGCGAAGTTCGCCAACTTCCTGCACCCGCAGTCCGCCGACATCGCCGTCGGCGTCGACTCGACCGAGAAGAAGGAAGAGGGCGCGGGCGACCAAGGGATCATGTTCGGCTACGCCTGCGACGAGACCCCGTCGCTGATGCCGGCGACCCTGCAGTACTCGCACGACATCCTGCGCAAGCTGGCCGAGGTCCGTCACTCGGGCGAGGCCGACTTCCTTGAGCCGGACGCCAAGAGCCAAGTCACGGTGCTCTACCAGGACGGCCGCCCGGTCGAGATCCTGAAGATCGTCGTCTCGACCCAGCACAAGAAAAAGATCGGCGACCAGACCGTCAATTCGAAGCGCCTGGCCGCGGCCATCAAGCCGTACGTCGAGAGCGTCCTGCCGAGCGGCCTGATCACCAAGAAGACCAAGTGGCACGTCAACCCGACCGGCCGCTTCCTGATCGGCGGCCCGGACGGCGACGCCGGCCTCACCGGCCGCAAGATCATCGTCGACACCTATGGCGGCGCGGCCCCGCACGGCGGCGGCGCCTTCTCCGGCAAGGATCCGACCAAGGTCGATCGCTCGGCCGCCTACGCCTGCCGCTACCTGGCCAAGAACGTCGTGGCCGCCGGCCTGGCGCGCAAGTGCACCATTCAGATCAGCTACGCGATCGGTGTGTCCGACCCGCTCAGCTTCTATGTCGACCTGCACGACACCGGTCAGGTCGACCCGGCCAAGCTGGAGTTGGCCCTGCCGCAGATGATCGGCGGCGCCACGCCGCGCGCGATCCGCGAGCACCTCGGCCTCAACCGCCCGGTCTACGCCCGCACCGCCGCCTACGGCCACTTCGGCCGCACCCCGGACAACGAGGGCGGCTTCTCCTGGGAAAAGACCGATCTGGTCGATCAGCTGAAGGCCCTGGCCTGA
- a CDS encoding MBOAT family protein, giving the protein MVFSSIIFIFYFLPAFLLAYYLSGWRTAVLLAGSALFYAWGEGAFLALLGALIVANHIGVGAMDRSRGRARQALLAGIIITDLAVLGWFKYAGFIGASLNRLLTGAPFPEASHHLLLGISFFTFQLISYAVDIYRRTLPAERSLVRFATYVLMFPHLIAGPIVRYAHIADELHSDRRRSGRIGLGVQYFIVGLCQKVLVANAVAPLADFAFGLPADTLDATTAWLGAVAYALQIYFDFCGYSNMAIGLAFMLGFTFPRNFDYPYAAASITDFWRRWHISLSSWFRDYLYIPLGGNRGGKLRTLRNLLIVFLLTGLWHGAAWTFVVWGLFHGAFLILERIGLGRLLARAPGVVRHAYVLIVVIAGWVIFRAESLGQAGDYLGAMANLRSFQTPRLELARLADIEVVVTLVAGSILSFPVLPALLQRLRAPRSDAPSPDLPSRLDTRSAHAVPTPLLLAGLTLSVAVLAGTTLNPFLYFRF; this is encoded by the coding sequence ATGGTTTTCTCATCCATCATCTTCATCTTCTACTTCCTGCCGGCGTTCCTGCTCGCCTACTATCTCAGCGGCTGGCGGACGGCCGTGCTGCTGGCGGGGAGCGCGCTATTCTACGCCTGGGGCGAGGGGGCGTTTCTCGCGCTTCTTGGCGCGCTGATTGTCGCCAACCATATCGGCGTCGGCGCCATGGATCGAAGCCGCGGCCGGGCGCGGCAAGCCCTGCTGGCGGGCATCATCATCACTGACCTCGCGGTGCTCGGCTGGTTCAAGTACGCCGGCTTCATCGGCGCGTCGCTGAACAGGCTGCTGACCGGCGCCCCCTTCCCAGAAGCCTCGCACCACCTGTTGCTGGGTATTTCGTTCTTCACGTTCCAGCTGATCAGCTATGCGGTCGACATCTATCGGCGCACCCTGCCGGCCGAGCGGTCGCTGGTCCGGTTCGCGACCTACGTGCTGATGTTCCCGCACCTGATCGCCGGCCCGATCGTGCGCTACGCGCACATCGCCGACGAGCTGCATTCCGACCGCCGCCGGTCCGGCCGGATCGGGCTGGGCGTCCAGTACTTCATCGTCGGCCTGTGCCAGAAAGTGCTGGTCGCCAACGCGGTCGCGCCGCTCGCCGATTTCGCCTTCGGCCTGCCGGCGGATACGCTCGACGCCACCACCGCCTGGCTGGGCGCCGTCGCCTACGCCCTGCAGATCTACTTCGACTTCTGCGGCTACTCGAACATGGCGATCGGCCTGGCCTTCATGCTCGGCTTCACCTTCCCGCGGAACTTCGACTACCCGTACGCCGCCGCCTCGATCACCGACTTCTGGCGGCGCTGGCACATCTCGCTCTCGTCCTGGTTCCGCGACTACCTCTACATCCCCCTGGGCGGAAACCGCGGGGGCAAGTTGCGAACGCTCCGCAACCTGCTCATCGTCTTCCTGCTGACCGGCCTGTGGCACGGCGCGGCCTGGACGTTCGTCGTCTGGGGACTGTTCCACGGCGCCTTCCTGATCCTCGAGCGGATCGGCCTGGGTCGCCTGCTGGCGCGCGCGCCCGGCGTGGTCCGGCACGCCTATGTCCTGATCGTGGTCATCGCCGGCTGGGTGATCTTCCGAGCCGAAAGCCTCGGCCAGGCGGGAGACTATCTGGGCGCCATGGCCAACCTGCGCAGCTTCCAGACGCCGCGCCTAGAGCTGGCGCGCCTCGCCGACATCGAGGTGGTCGTGACGCTCGTCGCCGGTTCGATCCTGTCGTTTCCGGTCCTGCCGGCCCTGCTCCAGCGCCTGCGGGCGCCCAGATCCGACGCGCCGTCGCCCGACCTTCCGTCGCGCCTGGACACGCGCTCGGCGCATGCGGTGCCGACCCCGCTGCTGCTCGCCGGCCTGACGCTCAGCGTCGCGGTGCTGGCTGGGACGACGCTCAACCCGTTCCTCTATTTCCGGTTCTAG
- a CDS encoding PhoH family protein, whose amino-acid sequence MSRPEYIPLSDEAARAVAGAASRHAALIEDAFNVLIETPGGGVSINGDAKSRAGAKQVVAALAAQADSGREVTEADVRVAIGAARAGTGKSPAGGLPSGRRGQVAPRTPGQARYLDSLNKCELVFGLGPAGTGKTFLAVAHGAGLLLRGEVDRLIVSRPAVEAGERLGFLPGDMNEKVDPYMAPVWEALTDIIGAEQLRRRREKGEIEVAPIAFLRGRTLSHAFIIIDEAQNTTRLQMKMVLTRIGEGSRMAVTGDPSQIDLVNAADSGLAHAVGLLEGVQGVGVNRFSVEDVVRHPMVERIVRAYDADAAKSGRAI is encoded by the coding sequence GTGAGCCGCCCCGAGTACATCCCGCTTTCGGACGAGGCCGCCCGTGCGGTGGCCGGCGCCGCCAGCCGCCATGCGGCGCTGATCGAGGACGCCTTCAACGTCCTGATCGAGACCCCCGGCGGCGGGGTGTCGATCAATGGCGACGCCAAGTCCCGCGCCGGGGCCAAGCAGGTGGTCGCCGCCCTGGCCGCCCAGGCCGACTCCGGCCGCGAGGTCACCGAGGCCGACGTCCGGGTCGCCATCGGCGCCGCCCGCGCCGGGACCGGCAAGTCGCCGGCCGGCGGCCTGCCCAGCGGCCGTCGCGGCCAGGTCGCGCCGCGCACCCCGGGCCAGGCCCGCTATCTCGACTCGCTCAACAAGTGCGAACTGGTCTTCGGTCTCGGCCCGGCCGGCACCGGCAAGACCTTCCTGGCCGTGGCCCACGGCGCGGGCCTGCTGCTGCGCGGCGAGGTCGACCGCTTGATCGTCAGCCGTCCGGCGGTGGAGGCGGGCGAGCGGCTCGGCTTCCTGCCCGGCGACATGAACGAGAAGGTCGACCCCTACATGGCCCCGGTCTGGGAGGCGCTGACCGACATCATCGGCGCCGAGCAGCTGCGCCGGCGGCGGGAGAAGGGCGAGATCGAGGTCGCGCCGATCGCCTTCCTGCGCGGCCGCACGCTCAGCCACGCCTTCATCATCATCGACGAGGCTCAGAACACCACCCGGCTGCAGATGAAGATGGTCCTGACCCGCATCGGCGAGGGCTCGCGCATGGCGGTCACCGGCGACCCCAGCCAGATCGACCTGGTCAACGCCGCCGATTCCGGCCTCGCCCACGCGGTCGGCCTGTTGGAGGGCGTCCAAGGGGTCGGGGTCAACCGGTTCTCGGTCGAGGACGTGGTGCGCCACCCGATGGTCGAACGCATCGTGCGCGCCTACGACGCCGATGCGGCCAAGAGCGGACGCGCGATTTGA
- a CDS encoding hemolysin family protein has product MANSSDGISSPPEPPSRSRGIRAFFRKLRAGRAEAPPPGPTSGANGLVEQAAAFQTLRVSDVMTPRVDIVAVELSTSFSEVVDLFAESEHSRMPIYRETLDDPVGVIHVKDIFKLLAGRGRRPGPSDLVLQKLRRDALYVPGSMRAADLLLRMQAERTHMAMVIDEFGGTDGLVTMEDLVEAVVGEIDDEHDEAAVASITPRAGGVYEVDARAPLEKLEAALGEHLAPGELDEEIDTVGGLVSALAGRVPQRGEVIAHPAGFEIQVLDSDARRVKRVRFAPVTAPSGEEV; this is encoded by the coding sequence ATGGCTAACTCTTCGGACGGGATATCCAGTCCGCCCGAACCTCCCAGTCGAAGCCGGGGGATTCGGGCGTTCTTTCGCAAACTTCGGGCCGGCCGGGCCGAGGCGCCGCCGCCGGGCCCGACGTCGGGCGCCAACGGCCTCGTAGAACAGGCGGCCGCCTTCCAGACCCTGCGGGTCTCCGACGTGATGACGCCGCGCGTCGACATCGTCGCGGTCGAGCTGTCGACGTCGTTCTCCGAAGTGGTCGACCTGTTCGCGGAGTCCGAGCACAGCCGGATGCCGATCTACCGCGAGACCCTGGACGATCCCGTGGGGGTCATCCACGTCAAGGACATCTTCAAGCTGCTGGCCGGGCGCGGCCGACGGCCCGGCCCGTCCGACCTGGTGCTCCAGAAGCTGCGCCGCGACGCGCTCTACGTGCCCGGATCTATGCGCGCCGCCGACCTGTTGCTGCGCATGCAGGCCGAGCGCACTCACATGGCCATGGTCATCGACGAGTTCGGCGGCACCGACGGCCTGGTGACCATGGAGGACCTGGTCGAGGCCGTGGTCGGCGAGATCGACGACGAGCACGACGAGGCCGCGGTCGCCTCCATCACGCCGCGGGCAGGGGGCGTCTACGAGGTCGACGCCCGCGCGCCGCTGGAGAAGCTGGAGGCGGCCCTGGGCGAGCATCTGGCGCCCGGCGAACTGGACGAGGAGATCGACACCGTCGGCGGGCTCGTCTCGGCCCTCGCCGGCCGCGTGCCGCAGCGCGGGGAGGTCATCGCCCATCCCGCAGGCTTCGAAATCCAGGTGCTGGATTCCGACGCCAGACGTGTAAAGCGGGTGCGGTTCGCGCCCGTGACGGCGCCGTCCGGCGAAGAGGTCTGA
- a CDS encoding helix-turn-helix transcriptional regulator — MSKDLDSVPNPIDVHVGLRIRLRRKELGVSQEKLAEAIGLTFQQVQKYERAANRVSASKLYEMARALETSTAYFFEGLADTATIGADGSPGGQAHLQAFLLTPEGVELASAFPRITPPRVRRRILDLVRAMVEEDPSILDD, encoded by the coding sequence ATGTCCAAGGACCTCGATAGCGTTCCCAATCCAATCGACGTGCATGTCGGCCTGCGCATCAGGCTTCGTCGTAAGGAACTGGGGGTCAGCCAGGAAAAACTCGCCGAGGCGATCGGCCTGACCTTTCAGCAGGTCCAGAAGTACGAGCGGGCGGCGAACCGGGTTTCGGCCTCCAAGCTCTACGAGATGGCCCGCGCGCTCGAAACCTCGACGGCCTACTTCTTCGAGGGGCTGGCCGACACCGCCACCATCGGCGCCGACGGCTCGCCCGGCGGCCAAGCTCACCTGCAAGCCTTCCTGCTGACGCCCGAGGGCGTCGAATTGGCCAGCGCCTTCCCGCGGATCACCCCGCCGCGCGTGCGTCGGCGGATCCTCGATCTCGTCCGCGCCATGGTCGAAGAAGACCCCTCGATCCTCGACGACTGA
- the tsaB gene encoding tRNA (adenosine(37)-N6)-threonylcarbamoyltransferase complex dimerization subunit type 1 TsaB has translation MILAIDTCLFACSAAVVHDGAVLAARVEPMSRGHQERLAPLVAQLMGEAGVAFDQLDRIAVTVGPGSFTGLRVGLAFAKGLSAALGIPAVGVGSLEALAQPYKGRVFAVLDAKRGQVYLQAFADGAAVSAPDALPIETAAARVAELAPDILVGTGAALLAEMRPSAQAIVIDYADPAAIAAIGAARAPIPPRPLYLRAPDAKLPGGKSLSE, from the coding sequence ATGATCCTGGCCATCGACACCTGCCTGTTCGCCTGCTCGGCGGCGGTGGTCCACGACGGCGCGGTGCTCGCCGCGCGCGTCGAGCCGATGAGCCGCGGCCACCAGGAGCGTCTGGCCCCGCTGGTCGCGCAGCTGATGGGCGAGGCCGGCGTCGCCTTCGACCAACTTGACCGCATCGCCGTCACCGTGGGCCCGGGCTCGTTCACCGGCCTGCGCGTCGGCCTGGCCTTCGCCAAGGGTCTGTCGGCCGCGCTGGGAATCCCGGCGGTGGGGGTCGGCTCCCTGGAGGCCTTGGCCCAGCCGTACAAGGGCCGGGTGTTCGCGGTCCTCGACGCCAAACGCGGCCAAGTCTACCTGCAGGCGTTCGCTGATGGCGCGGCGGTCAGCGCCCCCGACGCCCTGCCGATCGAGACCGCCGCTGCGCGGGTCGCCGAACTGGCCCCCGACATCCTGGTCGGCACCGGCGCGGCGCTGCTCGCCGAGATGCGGCCCTCGGCCCAGGCGATCGTCATCGACTATGCCGATCCCGCGGCGATCGCCGCCATCGGCGCCGCCCGCGCCCCGATCCCGCCGCGCCCGCTCTACCTGCGTGCGCCGGACGCCAAACTGCCGGGCGGCAAGAGCCTTTCCGAATGA
- the ybeY gene encoding rRNA maturation RNase YbeY has product MIDIEIEDEAWVAAAPQAQDLVQAAAAAALRQAEFDGDAVTILLTDDDSVRDLNARFRGKDYATNVLSFLAPQNPEGHLGDIALAFGVCAREAAEQGKPLAHHLQHLVAHGVLHLLGYDHETDAEAEHMEGLERVILAGLGVPDPYAAEQGDHG; this is encoded by the coding sequence TTGATCGATATCGAGATCGAGGACGAAGCCTGGGTCGCCGCCGCGCCGCAGGCGCAGGATCTCGTGCAGGCCGCCGCCGCCGCGGCCTTGCGGCAGGCCGAGTTCGACGGTGACGCAGTCACCATCCTGCTGACCGACGACGACAGCGTGCGCGACCTCAACGCCCGGTTCCGCGGCAAGGACTATGCGACCAATGTCCTGTCCTTCCTCGCGCCGCAGAACCCGGAGGGACACCTGGGCGACATCGCCCTGGCGTTCGGCGTCTGCGCCCGCGAAGCCGCCGAACAGGGCAAGCCGCTCGCGCACCACCTGCAGCATCTGGTGGCGCATGGCGTGCTGCATCTTTTAGGATACGATCACGAGACCGACGCCGAGGCCGAACACATGGAAGGTCTAGAGCGCGTCATCCTGGCCGGGCTCGGGGTTCCTGACCCCTACGCGGCTGAGCAGGGAGACCATGGCTAA